A genomic region of Gossypium hirsutum isolate 1008001.06 chromosome D01, Gossypium_hirsutum_v2.1, whole genome shotgun sequence contains the following coding sequences:
- the LOC107928932 gene encoding chromatin remodeling protein SHL, producing MAKGKAPRRTLDSYTLRNINKTIKAGDCVLMRPAERSKPQYVARIERIEADARGGNVKVHVRWYYRPEESIGGRRQFHGSKEVFLSDHYDVQSADTIEAKCTVHSFKSYTKLDAVGNDDFFCRFEYNSATGAFNPDRVAVYCKCEMPYNPDDLMVQCEGCSDWFHPACIEMTAEEVKLLDHYFCETCLSEDPKKLQNSLASSVDLDTKVDAKKRRRR from the exons ATGGCCAAAGGCAAAGCTCCAAGGAGAACTCTCGATTCTTATACACTCAGGAACATCAACAAAACAATTAAAG CGGGAGATTGTGTGTTGATGCGACCGGCGGAGCGATCGAAACCGCAATACGTGGCGAGAATCGAACGGATCGAGGCGGACGCACGTGGTGGAAACGTGAAGGTGCACGTGAGGTGGTATTATCGGCCGGAGGAGTCGATCGGAGGGAGGAGACAGTTCCATGGTTCTAAGGAGGTTTTCTTGTCTGATCATTACGATGTGCAAAGCGCTGATACGATCGAAGCGAAGTGTACGGTCCATAGCTTCAAAAGCTATACAAAGCTTGACGCCGTTGGAAACGACGATTTCTTCTGTCGTTTCGAATACAATTCCGCCACCGGTGCTTTCAACCCCGATCGCGTCGCCGT TTATTGCAAATGTGAGATGCCTTACAATCCTGATGATCTTATGGTTCAGTGTGAAGGTTGCAGTGACTG GTTTCACCCTGCTTGTATAGAAATGACAGCAGAAGAGGTGAAATTACTCGATCACTATTTTTGTGAAACTTGTTTATCCGAAGATCCGAAGAAGTTGCAGAATTCCCTTGCCTCTTCCGTAGACTTGGATACAAAG GTGGATGCAAAAAAACGACGACGGAGGTGA
- the LOC107928784 gene encoding V-type proton ATPase subunit a3, protein MGDTRGGCCPPMDLFRSETMQLVQLIIPMESARLTVYYLGKLGLLQFKDLNSDKSPFQRTYAGQIKKCGEMARTLRFFKEQMLKAGVSPSAKSVEETEIDVDDLEVKLAELEAELTEMNANGEKLQRSYNELVEYKIVLRKAGDFFPSAQHSATARQREMELNQMVEESIETPLLQEQATSTDLSKQVKLGFVTGLVSRGKSMAFERILFRATRGNVFLKQVPIEAPITDPVSGEKMEKNVFMVFYSGERVKNKILKICDAFGANRYPFAEDCGKQALMISEVSGKISELKSTIDAGLLHRDHLLRTIGDQFEQWNLKVKKEKSIHHTLNMLSLDVTKKCLVAEAWSPVFATKQIQDVLQRASVDSNSQVGAIFQVLHTRESPPTYFRTNKFTSAFQEIVDAYGVAKYQEANPGVYTIVTFPFLFAVMFGDWGHGICLLLATLFFIIREKKLSSQKLGDITEMTFGGRYVIMMMSLFSIYTGFIYNECFSVAFDLFAPSAYACRDLSCRDADSIGLIKVRDTYPFGVDPAWHGTRSELPFLNSLKMKMSILLGVAQMNLGILISYSNATFFGKSLNIWFQFIPQMIFLNSLFGYLSLLIIVKWCTGSQADLYHIMIYMFLSPTDELGDNQLFPYQKTVQLVLLLLALVSVPWMLLPKPFLLKKQHENRHQGQSYTQVQSTDDALSEANHDSHGHGHEEFEFSEVFVHQLIHTIEFVLGAVSNTASYLRLWALSLAHSQLSIVFYEKVLLLAWGYNNMVILVVGIIIFIFATVGVLLIMETLSAFLHALRLHWVEFQNKFYEGDGYKFYPFSFILIDDEDH, encoded by the exons ATGGGAGACACTCGTGGCGGATGCTGTCCCCCGATGGATCTGTTCCGTTCCGAGACAATGCAATTGGTTCAACTAATCATTCCGATGGAGTCCGCTCGTCTCACTGTATATTATCTCGGCAAACTCGGCCTCCTCCAATTCAAAGAT CTGAATTCAGATAAAAGTCCATTTCAACGAACTTATGCTGGTCAG ATTAAAAAATGTGGAGAGATGGCACGCACTTTGCGGTTTTTCAAGGAGCAAATGCTAAAAGCAGGCGTTTCCCCTTCAGCGAAATCTGTGGAAGAAACTGAGATAGATGTGGATGACCTAGAG GTGAAACTAGCAGAACTTGAGGCTGAGCTAACTGAAATGAATGCAAATGGTGAAAAATTGCAACGCAGTTATAATGAGCTGGTTGAGTATAAGATTGTTTTGAGGAAG GCTGGTGACTTTTTTCCTTCAGCACAACACAGTGCTACAGCTCGGCAAAGGGAAATGGAATTAAATCAAATGGTTGAAGAATCCATAGAAACTCCATTGTTACAGGAGCAA GCAACCTCGACAGATTTATCAAAGCAAGTGAAGCTGGGGTTTGTTACTGGCCTTGTTTCTAGGGGGAAGTCTATGGCATTTGAGAGGATTTTATTTCGTGCAACTAGGGGAAATGTGTTCCTCAAACAGGTTCCTATAGAGGCACCTATCACTGACCCTGTTTCTGGAGAGAAG ATGGAGAAAAATGTATTTATGGTTTTCTATTCTGGAGAAAGAGTAAAAAACAAAATTCTCAAGATCTGTGATGCTTTTGGAGCTAATCGTTATCCTTTTGCTGAGGACTGTGGCAAACAGGCTCTGATGATTTCTGAG GTATCAGGAAAAATTTCAGAGCTAAAAAGTACCATAGATGCTGGATTGCTTCACCGGGACCATTTGTTGCGGACTATTGGTGACCAGTTTGAGCAATGGAACCTTAAG GTCAAGAAGGAGAAATCAATCCATCACACTCTGAATATGCTTAGTCTTGATGTAACAAAGAAATGTCTTGTGGCTGAGGCATGGAGCCCTGTTTTTGCCACAAAACAG ATTCAGGATGTACTGCAGCGGGCTTCAGTTGACTCCAACTCTCAAGTTGGAGCCATTTTCCAGGTCTTGCATACAAGAGAGTCACCACCAACCTACTTTCGcacaaacaaatttacttctgcTTTTCAGGAAATTGTTGATGCATATGG GGTGGCAAAGTATCAGGAAGCAAATCCAGGTGTATACACTATTGTTACCTTCCCTTTCCTTTTTGCCGTCATGTTTGGTGATTGGGGGCATGGAATATGCTTGTTACTTgcaacattattttttattatccgGGAAAAGAAATTGTCGAGTCAG AAGCTTGGAGATATAACAGAAATGACATTTGGTGGCCGTTATGTTATTATGATGATGTCACTCTTCTCAATTTATACCGGGTTTATTTATAATGAGTGTTTCTCTGTGGCTTTTGATTTATTTGCTCCCTCGGCTTATGCTTGTCGTGATCTCTCTTGCCG GGATGCAGATTCTATTGGTTTGATTAAGGTGCGTGACACTTACCCATTCGGGGTGGATCCTGCGTGGCATGGTACCCGTAGTGAGCTGCCATTCCTAAACTCTCTGAAAATGAAAATGTCAATCCTTCTTGGGGTGGCTCAGATGAACCTCGGAATTCTTATAAGTTATAGCAATGCAACATTCTTTGGTAAGAGTCTGAACATCTG GTTTCAATTTATCCCCCAGATGATATTTTTGAACAGCCTATTTGGTTATCTATCACTCCTTATCATCGTGAAATGGTGCACGGGTTCGCAAGCTGATTTGTACCACATAATGATATATATGTTCCTGAGCCCTACTGATGAATTGGGTGACAATCAGCTTTTTCCGTATCAAAAGACAGTTCAG CTCGTGCTATTATTACTTGCTTTGGTTTCCGTGCCATGGATGCTATTACCGAAGCCATTTCTTTTAAAGAAACAACATGAAAAT AGGCATCAAGGCCAATCATACACACAAGTTCAAAGCACGGATGACGCTCTCTCAGAGGCGAATCATGATTCCCATGGTCATGGTCACGAGGAATTTGAGTTCAGTGAAGTCTTTGTGCATCAACTCATACATACCATAGAGTTTGTGCTCGGTGCCGTTTCAAATACAGCCTCATACCTTCGATTATGGGCCCTAAG TCTTGCTCACTCACAATTGTCAATTGTGTTCTACGAGAAGGTTCTTCTCCTTGCTTGGGG ATACAACAATATGGTCATCCTCGTTGTTGgcatcatcatcttcatttttgCAACTGTCGGTGTATTGCTTATTATGGAAACCTTAAGCGCTTTCCTACATGCATTGAGACTTCATTGGGTCGAATTCCAGAACAAATTCTACGAGGGAGACGGTTACAAGTTCTATCCATTTTCATTCATCTTGATCGATGATGAAGACCATTGA
- the LOC107928930 gene encoding WD repeat-containing protein 13: MAEVTSMNNCSKDGGATEAVTNNGCTINGTGKDMIKVTVKKANVKDPEIFSCLVQPASSDSDLDSVGVRRFLLARKAESGVHRRLDWRCNGKGYVAYRNYIRRPRNWENSQIPSYPSTPGNSGRWMLTSSPLSRLSEVESWSSSKDLRSGTLASNHRTSFSSSISDSDHPRGQGVEPAYSFVGMHCIFDQCKSAVTVLKFGHMSSDLLAYGASDGTLTVCNVSDPPTVINQLKGHSKDVTDFDFSSNNQYIASSSADKTVRVWELSKGFCIRVIYGVSPQLCIRFHPVNNNFLSVGNANKEITVFNFSTGRVIAKSIFDSEVTSMDHDHTGHLIFCGDAQGCIYSVTMDSHTGALSRSHRYRSSSKQKFPITTVQYRSFSLLAGGPVLLTCTKDGSLSFFSVALEVQGYLTLRCSLKLTPRIHSIRASFCPLLSLNKGEYIVAGSEDSNVYFYDLTRPKHTCVNKLQGHRFPVLVVAWNHGENFLASADLYGVVIVWKRAKTSYKGNI, translated from the exons ATGGCGGAAGTTACGAGCATGAACAACTGCTCCAAAGACGGCGGAGCCACCGAAGCTGTGACTAATAACGGCTGTACTATCAACGGTACCGGTAAGGATATGATTAAAGTCACTGTAAAGAAAGCGAATGTGAAAGATCCGGAAATTTTCAGTTGCTTGGTTCAGCCGGCGAGTTCCGATTCAGATCTCGATTCAGTCGGTGTTCGGCGATTTCTACTCGCTCGCAAAGCTGAGTCCGGTGTTCATCGCCGACTT GATTGGAGATGTAATGGAAAAGGTTATGTGGCCTATCGAAATTACATTCGTAGGCCAAGAAACTGGGAAAATTCACAAATACCAAGCTATCCAAGCACTCCTGGAAACAG TGGGCGATGGATGTTAACTTCAAGTCCACTCTCGCGTTTGTCCGAGGTGGAAAGCTGGAGCTCAAGCAAG GATTTACGGAGTGGTACTCTGGCTTCAAACCATAGAACAAGTTTCAGCTCTAGCATTAGTGATAGTGATCACCCACGTGGACAAGGAGTTGAACCTGCATATTCTTTTGTAGGAATGCACTGCATCTTTGATCAGTGCAAATCAGCTG TTACGGTTTTGAAGTTCGGGCACATGAGTTCTGATCTACTTGCATATGGGGCTTCAGATGGGACTTTAACAGTTTGCAATGTCTCTGACCCCCCTACAGTTATCAATCAATTAAAAGGGCATTCAAAAGATGTCACAG ATTTTGACTTCTCGTCAAACAATCAATATATTGCATCATCATCAGCAGATAAGACTGTGCGAGTATGGGAATTATCAAAAGGCTTTTGCATACGAGTAATATATGGAGTCTCTCCACAATTGTGTATTCGCTTTCATCCT GTAAATAACAACTTCCTTTCAGTTGGCAATGCAAATAAAGAGATTACT GTGTTCAATTTCAGCACGGGGAGAGTTATTGCCAAATCCATCTTCGATAGTGAGGTTACCTCAATGGACCATGATCATACGGGTCATCTCATTTTCTGTGGTGATGCACAG GGATGTATATACTCTGTAACTATGGACTCCCACACAGGTGCGTTATCCCGTTCTCATCGTTATAGAAGTAGCAGTAAACAGAAATTTCCGATCACAACTGTGCAGTACCGAAGTTTCTCGTTACTGGCTGGTGGCCCAGTGTTGCTGACATGTACTAAAGATGGAAGTCTTTCTTTCTTTAG TGTTGCTTTGGAAGTACAAGGTTATTTGACCCTGCGTTGCTCACTTAAATTAACTCCGAGAATACACAGTATTCGAGCATCCTTCTGCCCTTTGCTTTCCCTCAATAAGGGAGAATATATAG TTGCTGGGAGCGAGGATTCAAATGTCTATTTCTATGATTTAACTCGACCGAAACATACATGTGTAAATAAGCTACAG GGTCATCGTTTTCCGGTTTTAGTAGTAGCTTGGAATCACGGGGAGAACTTTTTGGCTTCAGCAGACCTGTACGGCGTCGTTATAGTATGGAAGAGAGCAAAAACAAGTTATAAAggcaatatataa
- the LOC107928896 gene encoding bifunctional dihydrofolate reductase-thymidylate synthase 1 has translation MSADTMMNVPNGNGNGNAQPDPQRTYQVVVAATKDMGIGKDGKLPWNLPSDLKFFKDITLTTSDSGKKNAVIMGRKTWESIPLKNRPLPGRLNVVLTRSGSFDIATAENVVICGSMTSALELLAASPYCLSIEKVFVIGGGQILRESLNAAGCDAIHITEIETNIECDTFMPAIDTAVFQPWYSSFPMVENDIRYCFTTYVRVRTSTIEHLCQNCDLVVDNKPDTGKFEVKKFSFLPKMIFRKHEEYLYLNMIQDIISGGNLKDDRTGTGTLSMFGCQMRFNLRKTFPLLTTKKVFWRGVVEELLWFISGSTNAKVLQEKGIHIWDGNASRDFLDSIGLTSREEGDLGPVYGFQWRHFGARYTDMHADYTGQGFDQLLDVIDKIKNNLNDGRIILSAWNPSDLKLMALPPCHMFAQFYVANEELSCQMYQRSADMGLGVPFNIASYALLTCMIAHVCDLIPGDFIHVLGDTHVYSTHVRPLQEQLQKLPKPFPILKINPEKKNIDSFVASDFKLIGYDPHEKIEMKMAV, from the exons ATGTCTGCTGATACCATGATGAATGTTCCTAATGGCAATGGTAATGGCAATGCACAGCCTGATCCGCAGCGAACTTATCAAGTTGTTGTGGCTGCGaccaaagatatgggtatcggtAAGGATGGGAAGTTACCTTGGAACTTGCCTTCTGATCTCAAATTCTTCAAAGATATCACTCTGACTACATCAGATTCTGGGAAAAAGAATGCAGTCATAATGGGTAGGAAAACATGGGAAAGTATTCCCCTTAAGAATCGACCTCTTCCGGGTCGTCTTAATGTTGTTCTGACTCGGTCTGGAAGTTTCGATATTGCAACTGCTGAGAATGTTGTTATATGTGGAAGCATGACCTCTGCTTTGGAATTATTGGCTGCATCTCCTTATTGTCTTTCGATCGAGAAGGTCTTTGTTATAGGTGGAGGCCAGATACTTAG GGAATCCCTTAATGCAGCTGGTTGTGATGCTATTCACATAACTGAAATAGAGACAAACATTGAATGCGACACTTTTATGCCTGCCATTGATACCGCTGTATTTCAGCCTTGGTACTCATCATTTCCTATGGTGGAAAATGACATTCGGTATTGCTTCACAACTTATGTTCGTGTGAGAACCTCGACAATTGAGCACCTCTGCCAGAACTGTGATCTGGTCGTTGATAACAAACCAGATACTGGTAAGTTTGAGGTAAAGAAGTTCTCTTTCCTGCCCAAGATGATTTTCCGTAAACATGAGGAGTACTTGTACCTGAATATGATTCAAGACATCATCTCTGGGGGTAACCTTAAGGATGACAGAACTGGGACTGGTACTTTATCGATGTTTGGTTGCCAG ATGCGTTTCAATTTGCGAAAAACGTTTCCGCTTTTGACAACTAAG AAAGTATTTTGGCGAGGTGTTGTCGAAGAGTTGCTTTGGTTCATCAGTGGTTCAACTAATGCCAAG GTCCTTCAAGAAAAGGGCATTCACATATGGGATGGTAATGCATCCAGGGACTTTCTTGATAG CATTGGGTTGACTAGTAGGGAGGAGGGTGACTTGGGACCCGTATATGGGTTCCAATGGAGGCATTTTGGTGCtag GTATACTGACATGCATGCTGACTACACTGGACAAGGATTTGATCAGTTGTTAGATGTTATCGACAAAATTAAGAACAATCTTAATGATGGAAGGATTATACTCTCCGCTTGGAATCCATCTGATCTCAAACTTATGGCACTTCCACCTTGCCACATGTTTGCTCAA TTCTATGTTGCCAATGAGGAGTTATCTTGCCAAATGTATCAGCGTTCTGCTGATATGGGCTTGGGTGTGCCATTTAACATTGCATCTTATGCTCTCCTGACATGCATGATTGCTCATGTTTGTG ATCTCATTCCTGGTGATTTCATCCATGTGCTCGGTGATACACATGTTTATAGCACTCATGTTAGGCCATTGCAGGAGCAGCTTCAGAAACTGCCGAAGCCTTTTCCA ATTTTGAAGATCAATCCTGAGAAAAAGAACATAGATTCCTTTGTGGCATCTGATTTCAAACTCATAGGTTACGATCCTCATGAGAAAATAGAGATGAAAATGGCTGTATAG